The DNA sequence ATCCAAAGAAAAAATCACGGATTCCTTTAATATACTGAAATGAAAAATCGCCATTGGTAACGGTACGAATGCCATAATCTATTTCGGCACCAATAGGATTGATAAAAAAGCGGATGCCGATGTACAGAAGGCCAATGCCAGAAATGAGGCTAAGCCAGAATGAGGTTTGTTGTTGTAAACGTTTCATAAGAACTTTGTTTTTGTTGATACAAAATTCCTCAACGTTGAATAAAAATTAATGCACCCAGGTTAATAAATCATCAAAGTGATGTTCTTTTTCTGATTCGGCTTAAAGACTGTGGTTTTACCCCAACATAAGAGGCGATATAATATTGAGATAAACGTTGCTGTAAATCAAAATGCTCCTTAATAAATTTCTCATACCGGGATTTTGGTGAATCTGTGTGAAATGAATTTCTGTCTTTTAGCGTTTTAATAAGGACATACTCAATAGAGAGTCGTCCAAATCGTTCTCCATTTTTTACCTGAGCATACAGCTTCTGAAGATTTTCGTAAGTGATCGTCCAGATAGTGGAATCTTCTAAAGCCTGAATGATTTGGTTGGAAGGAGTTTGAGGGCCAAAACTTTCAAAGTTACTGGTAAACTCATTTTCTTTTGAAAAACCATAAGTTCTTTCTTCTCCATCATCATTAATATAATAACGGACCAGACCATCTCTGATGAAGCCAACATATTTACAAACTTCGCCTTCTTTAAGAAAAAATTCTCCTTTTTTATATTCTTTCAATGTGAATAAGTTCTTAATTATTTCTTCTTCATCTGAACTTATTTCTATAATGTTTTTTATTGCAGAGATTAAAGCATCGTCCATTGTTAAAGTAATTCGAATAACTAAAATTACATTTTAAACGCCAAATGAGATTATTTTTTTTAGGTAAGTTTAAAAAAAACCTCTAAAAATAAATTTCAGAGGCTTTAAAATATTGTTTCTTTATAAAGAATGATAACCATATTCAATATTTCCCCATAACACTTCATCACCGGGTTCTGTCATTTCCGATGGAGTATTAAATGCACTGAAACCGAAAATAGTAGTATACTGGAAAGTCCCAAAAATGGTATTACTTGAAATAGATAATGCCGGAGAATCATTTCTGGGTACTTTTTTTACGTATTTAAAAGCTCTTTTTAATGTAAAAGAGGCTTCAGCTTTATTGAACATACCTATGTATTCAGCTTCATTATTCCGGACAATAAATACAGAATCTTTTGAAGTTTTAATGCTATATGCAGCATCTGCGGATGTTCCGGAGATCAGTTTTAGAGAATTGTTTTTTGTATCAATACTTATCTTTTTCCATGTGGGTTCCTGATAAGTATCCCAGTAAGTCGCTAAATAGGATTCGCCGGGATGGGACGGACTGGCAACAGGTCCTTTAAAAAGAATAACAGTTTTTACGCTGTAATTTTTATATTCAAAGTTGTATACGGTTTTTTCTGTGGGCTTTGGATTTTCAGAAATATCATCATTTCCGCTGCATGAGATGATAACAGCGGTGGCTGCCAGGAGGGTGAAAATAGATTTCATGATAGTTTGTTTCGAGATAATTTTTTATTGTATAATTCACCGTAAAGATAGTTATTAATAATGAAAATAGCCCCTGTAGAAAGAGTTTTTAAGATTTGTTAATGTGCAATGCGCTTATTGCCAGAATTAATATTTACTTTTTAATAATAAGGATTATTAATGTTTGTAAATGCTTATTCCTTTAAGTGATGTTGGGATGAGCTGTTTTACTTAATTAGCTTTTGCAATAGTGGTCTCCTCGTAAGTATCCCACATATTAGTAGTGATCTTTGAAACAGTGAGTTCATTTCCATTTATTGAAGCCCGATAAATAACAAAATCAAGGATCATACTTGCTTGTGCGCTGTTGTACGATCCTTTCTGTATCTGATAATTTTCACAAGTTGAATAGGATACAAAAGTTACTGGTGTAGTATCAATAAGCTGATCAATCTGATAATATGATTTTGCTGTACATGTGCCATCATGCAGTGTAGTAGATGTTACAATACCATTTTTTTTCGTGAGTGATTTATGTACGTAGTATTTAGTCGATTTTGTACCTGGGGCAGTAGGAGTATCATCAGAATTACTTGAACAGGAAGTAAATACAAATAAGGATAATACCAACAGGAATAGCTTCATAACTTGATGTTTTTGCAAATATATGGGTTGGAATCCGAATAATGCTATTTTGTCAATGCATAATGCTTAAACTGTTTTTTGGAGGTTATTGATATAAGTAATAGGAATAATTTAAAACTTAAATATACAAGTCTGTCTATTTAAGTTTACCTTTGTTGCATGAAACAGAGAGGACAAGTCGTGATCGACAAAATACTAGATACCGCTGAACGGCTATTTTATGCACAGGGTTATAATAATACCGGCATTAATCAGATCATTGAGGAATCTGATATTGCAAAGGCATCTTTATATAAGCATTTTGACACAAAAACAGATCTTCTGATTGCTTATGTTAGACGTACCCACGAGCTTTGGTTTAGCAGATTGGAAGCCAGTATAAATAAAGTTACGGATCCTAAGGGCAAATTACTTGCACTTTTCGATCACCATATGGAAAGGCAGAAAGTTAGGTTATATGGAGGCTGTCCATTCATCAAAGCTAATGATGAAGCTGGAATGAGTGATCCTAAAGTTTTGGCAGAAATACAGTCGGCAAAAATTCATAGCAGACAATTTATAACAACACTTGTTGAAAATTCAGGTCATAAAAAAATTCTTACGGATGACGAGTTGGCTGAAACCATCTACGTTATGCTGGAGGGTTCTATTGTCACCGCTTCTGTTTTTAAAAAGCCTGATGAAATCCGGTCTGCAAAAAAAATCATTGAAAAACTGATCTAAAATGAAAGAGGTTAAAAATAAATGGTTGGAGCTGGTCATTGTATTGGCAGCTCCTTTACTTTCTGTAATAGATGTTTTTATTATCAATGTTGCGATACCCACCATTAAAAAGGGAATCCATGCAACAGATGGAGAAATGCAGTTTGTAATTGCAGGGTACCTTTTGGGTTATGCGGCTTTTCTTATAACAGGTGGCAGGGCCGGTGATCATTTTGGCCGTAAAAAAGTTTTCTTTTGGGGAATGTTTGCCTTTACCGTTGCTTCATGTTTATGTGGGCTTTCACAATCAGCTTTTCAACTGAATGTGACCAGGATCTTTCAGGGACTAAGTGCTTCGTTTATGGTACCGCAAACGATAGCATTTATTCAGGTGCTTTTTACAGATACGAAAGAACGTGCAAAAGCATTTGGGTTATATGGAATTACACTGGGAACAGCCGCTGCTATCGGGCAAATGCTGGGTGGGTATTTCTCAGATACGCATTGGTTCATCGATGGCTGGAGGTTGGTCTTCTTTATCAACCTTCCAATAGGGATTATAACTCTTTGGGCAGCTCATAAATACCTTACTGAAACCGCAAAACATCAAAGTACAAAATTTGATTATACCGGAATATTGATTTTAACATTCGCATTATTTTCACTAATTTATCCCTTGATTCAGGGGCGAGAGGCTGGATGGCCTTTGTGGAGCTTTGGAATGATTATTTTATCTGTGGTTCTTTTTGCTTTTTTCATTTATAATCAAAAAGTTAAACTTTCAAGAAATGGAAACCCTTTAATTGATATCAGATTATTTAAGATAAAAGATTTCAATATCGGATTAATTGCAGTATTGTTTCATTTTATGCTGCATACAGCGTATCTGTTGCTTAGTGCAGTATATTTACAAAATGGATTGGGCATTTCGGCTTTAGATAGTGGACTGTATTTCGTCATCCCCGGAATTTTATTTATCATATCTTCTATGATGGCTTCACGGTTGATCGTTACATTTGGAAAAAGGGTATTGCAGGTGGGTGTCATTATTTTATTTATTGCATTTTATCTTCAAATGACGCTTTGGAAACCTGGAATCAGTACCTGGCTGATTATAGGATTAATGGGAACATGGGCATTTGGAAACGGGCTTGTTCTTCCTTCATTATTAAATATCGCTCTTAAAAATGTACCACCCCAATATGCCGGTGCTGCTGCAGGTATCTATTCAACTTTTCAGCAAACAGCTTCTGCATTAGGAGTAAGTATCATTGGAGGCGTGTTTTTTTATTTCTCAAAAGAAGGTTGGCAGTCAGCGTATCATTTCGGAATAGTCTGTTTATTAATTTGTGTAGTCATAGTAGGGCTTATGCTGCAGTTGCTTCCAGGCAGGAAATCGGTCACAGAAAATGCTGGCAAAGTCATTAAAACATAAAGCATGGAGGACAAAAAACTGGTGTACAAAGATATTTCTTCTCCTGTTGGACTGATCAGGAGTATTAGTTCAGATAAAGGTCTTGTGGCAATAATCTGGGAAGGCGAGACTTATAAAAGAACCAAACTTCCTACTCCTGTAAGAGAAGATTTACATCCGATACTTGTACAGACAGAAAAAGAACTAAAAGAATACTTTGAGAAAAAAAGGAAGATTTTTAATATTCCGCTGGACTTTCAGGGGACTGAATTTCAGATCAAAGTGTGGGAAGCCTTACTGGATATTCCTTATGGGATAACAAAAACTTATGGTGAATTGGCCAAAATTCTGGGTGATGTAAAAGCGGTACGTGCAGTTGGCGGAGCTTTGAATAAAAATCCAATATCGATTATTGTACCATGTCATAGAGTGGTAGGGGCTTCAGGAAAGCTGGTAGGTTTTGCAGGTGGTTTAGAAAATAAATCAATCTTACTTGATTTGGAGAAAGATTTTAGAATACCTTCTTTATTTTAAATTTAATACAAAAAATATAGACCATATGAATCCGATATTAGAAGCAAAAACTTTCAATCTTGAAAATTTTCATCAGCTATGTGAGCATGTAGCTTGCCAGGATCAGGATTTAAAAAGCATTTTGGATCGTCATGGTTACCCTCCGATGTGGACACGCGAAAATACTTTTGAAACACTTGTTCATATTATTTTAGAACAACAGGTTTCTTTAGCGTCAGCCCTGGCTGCCTTGAATAAATTGAAAGAAAAAACAAAGGAAATTACTCCTGAAAATATTCTTCCACTTACCGATGAAGAAATGAGAGAATGCTATGTGAGTCGTCAGAAAACGTCTTATATCAAGGGTCTTGCACAGGCAATAACAAATTGCGAAATCGACCTTATAAAGTTGTCGGAAATGTCCAATGATGAAGCCCGTAAAACATTGGTGAATTTAAAAGGGATAGGAAATTGGACCGTTGATGTATATCTGATGTTTACCCTTCAGCGGACTGATATTTTCCCTGTTGGGGATCTGGCGGCGGTCAATGCTTTGAAACGTTTGAAACGGCTTCCTCCTAAGGTGTCGAGGGAAGAAATCATTGAAATAAGTGAACAATGGAAGCCTTTCAGGTCAGTGGCTTCTATGATACTCTGGCATTATTACCTTTCCAATACAAAAAATAAGTTATAGAATGTAGTGCGTGATCACCCACAACCAAGGCTCTTCATTCATATCGATTTCTTTTTTCAGCATCAAACAAATTTTTTTTAATTGGATCTTTCAAAAGAAAATACTGAATATTCCGTTTAATTCTTAAATTTGGCTCATGCAAAAGAATCTTTATCTCATCATTATATCATTTTTTCTTGTGAGTTGCTATACCTATCAGGTTAAAAAAGTGGATGCATCCACTGATAATAAGAAAGAATCTAAAAAACGCGCGGGTCTTGCTAATGCTATTCCTACACAGGCGGAAAGTATATCGACTGAATCTCAAAACCTGAGTGTACAACAAACGCCTGCCCCGGTCAATGTTCAGGAGAAACTTATACCTGGTAAAAATTTTAAAATTGATGTTGATGGCAAATCCTATAAAATAATAGTTGACAAGTGGGAAAGTGACAGTCTGGTTGCGCATGCGGTTAGTAATCCTAAAAAAATTCTGAAATTTCATAAAGGTCAGATCAACAGTGAGAAAATTGCTGAGAAACGCTTTTCGCAGCCCATCGCTGATATTATTACTGTGCTTGCTTATGCTGGTATTGGTGTTTTAATTTGGTCTATTGTGCGCTAGTTCTTAAAACTTTTCCAGTAGGTTGAGCTTAGAAAAAAAGTAATTTAAAAAATACTAAAAAAAACCTCTGAAATTATTCAGAGGTTTTTCGTATCCACCACCAAGAAATCTGGGAGCAACTGATAGAGTATTTAGAAAGAATTTCTATAATAGATGATCCCTTTTTTGACCGGAAAAGTGTATCTGCAAACACTTTTTACAGATGAATTGAGCCAAATAAAAGAATTGAAAAACTCTTTTATTAACCGGTGAGTTTTTATGAGCTAAGTTTCATAAATATAATCTTGTTCACAAGATGATTCGATTGTGTTGGTTTTCAGTGTGTAAAGACAGGTTAAGATGATAAAAATCTTTTTTCTTACAAAGTCAAAAAATTAATCATTCTTTTAATTACTTTGTAATCTCAAAATTGCCATATCAATGAAATTGAAATTAACTTTATTATTAACTATATTTTATTTAGCAACAAATGCGCAATCAAAGAATGATTTGAGTGATGAACAAAAAGAATATATTTCAAAATTTATTTACCCTCTTAAAACCTTCGACCCAACGGAAAAAGATGATAGTGATTTGTTGATTCTAAATAAATTAATAGGAGATTCTAAAGTCATTGGATTAGGAGAATCGACACACGGCTCAAGCGAGGTTTACAAGATGAAATATAGAATTAGTCAATATTTAATTTCAAATAAAAATTTTAATGTCTTTTCTCTTGAAGCAAATATGCCTGAAAGTTATCTAATGAATCAATATTTAGGTGGTCAGAATAATGATCCTAAAGGGATATTAAAGGGAATGTATTTCTGGTTGTGGCAAACTGAAGAAACTTTAAATTTCATTGAATGGCTGAAAAACTATAACACAAGTCATAATTCAAAAGTATACTTCGATGGTTTTGACATGCAATATGCAAAGGGTGCTTTAGAACAAATAAAAAATATCTATAAAGAAAATAATTTTCCAGAAGAAGAAATTGACCTTCTAGAAACAACTTTGAAAGAAAAAAATAGAGGATTTAGAGCATAT is a window from the Chryseobacterium sp. T16E-39 genome containing:
- a CDS encoding Crp/Fnr family transcriptional regulator, translated to MDDALISAIKNIIEISSDEEEIIKNLFTLKEYKKGEFFLKEGEVCKYVGFIRDGLVRYYINDDGEERTYGFSKENEFTSNFESFGPQTPSNQIIQALEDSTIWTITYENLQKLYAQVKNGERFGRLSIEYVLIKTLKDRNSFHTDSPKSRYEKFIKEHFDLQQRLSQYYIASYVGVKPQSLSRIRKRTSL
- a CDS encoding methylated-DNA--[protein]-cysteine S-methyltransferase yields the protein MEDKKLVYKDISSPVGLIRSISSDKGLVAIIWEGETYKRTKLPTPVREDLHPILVQTEKELKEYFEKKRKIFNIPLDFQGTEFQIKVWEALLDIPYGITKTYGELAKILGDVKAVRAVGGALNKNPISIIVPCHRVVGASGKLVGFAGGLENKSILLDLEKDFRIPSLF
- a CDS encoding MFS transporter; amino-acid sequence: MKEVKNKWLELVIVLAAPLLSVIDVFIINVAIPTIKKGIHATDGEMQFVIAGYLLGYAAFLITGGRAGDHFGRKKVFFWGMFAFTVASCLCGLSQSAFQLNVTRIFQGLSASFMVPQTIAFIQVLFTDTKERAKAFGLYGITLGTAAAIGQMLGGYFSDTHWFIDGWRLVFFINLPIGIITLWAAHKYLTETAKHQSTKFDYTGILILTFALFSLIYPLIQGREAGWPLWSFGMIILSVVLFAFFIYNQKVKLSRNGNPLIDIRLFKIKDFNIGLIAVLFHFMLHTAYLLLSAVYLQNGLGISALDSGLYFVIPGILFIISSMMASRLIVTFGKRVLQVGVIILFIAFYLQMTLWKPGISTWLIIGLMGTWAFGNGLVLPSLLNIALKNVPPQYAGAAAGIYSTFQQTASALGVSIIGGVFFYFSKEGWQSAYHFGIVCLLICVVIVGLMLQLLPGRKSVTENAGKVIKT
- a CDS encoding TetR/AcrR family transcriptional regulator: MKQRGQVVIDKILDTAERLFYAQGYNNTGINQIIEESDIAKASLYKHFDTKTDLLIAYVRRTHELWFSRLEASINKVTDPKGKLLALFDHHMERQKVRLYGGCPFIKANDEAGMSDPKVLAEIQSAKIHSRQFITTLVENSGHKKILTDDELAETIYVMLEGSIVTASVFKKPDEIRSAKKIIEKLI
- a CDS encoding DNA-3-methyladenine glycosylase family protein, which produces MNPILEAKTFNLENFHQLCEHVACQDQDLKSILDRHGYPPMWTRENTFETLVHIILEQQVSLASALAALNKLKEKTKEITPENILPLTDEEMRECYVSRQKTSYIKGLAQAITNCEIDLIKLSEMSNDEARKTLVNLKGIGNWTVDVYLMFTLQRTDIFPVGDLAAVNALKRLKRLPPKVSREEIIEISEQWKPFRSVASMILWHYYLSNTKNKL